A segment of the Candidatus Margulisiibacteriota bacterium genome:
CAGCACGAAAGGGGCGGTCCTTTTTTGGACCAGGTTCAACCTGGCTGCGGCGGTTTTTATCCCGCTTTTCTACTTTCATTTTGTCTTGGCTTTGGTCGGGCGGCTGTCACGGGCCAAGCTCTTCCTGGCCCTGGCTTATCTCGCGGCCGGCGCTTTGCTGGTGCTCGTCCTGACCCCGTTATTTGTCGCCGATGTCGCCCCGTACCCCGGCTACCGCTTTTATCCTGTTCCTGGTCCGGCCTATTCTCTCTTTGCCCTCTACCTGGGCGTTCTTTTTCTGGCCGGCTTTGCCCAGCTTGTTGGCCAAGCCTGGCGCGGCGTCGGCGCGGAGCAGAACCAGGCATTTTACGTTCTACTCGCTTCGATCGTCGGTTTCCTTGGCGGGATGACCGCTTTTTTCCCGGTCTTTAACTTTGATTGGCCGGTCGTCAGCCATTACGCCATGCCGCTCTACCTGGGGCTGACCGTCTACGCGATCGTTAAACACCGCTTGCTGGCGATCGACGTAGTTTTCCGGACCGGCTTGGTCTATACCGTGCTGACGGTCTTTTTTGCCGGTTTCTACGCCCTCGGCATCTTGCTGGCCGGCCGGGCCTTCCAGGAGATAATCCATTTTAGCGGGCCGGTCGCGACGCTGGTCGTCGTCTTTATCTCCGTCATTGTTTTCCAGCCGCTCAAGGACCGGGTGCAGGCCTGGGTCGACCGGCTTTTTGCCCGCGGCAGTTATTATTACCAGCAACTGGTCAACGACCTCTCGGCCGAGAACATCAAGCTCTACCGCGGCCTGATCCAGGCGGACAAACTGGGGGCGATCGGGGTGATCGCCGCCGGAATGGCCCACGAGATAAAAAATCCTCTCGCCTCGATCAAGGGGCTGACCCAGGTCTTGCCGGAAAATCTAGATGATAAAGAGTTCATCGTTAAATATATCGAGATCGTCCCGCGCCAGCTTGACCGGATCAACCGGATCGTTGAGGACCTGCTTGCTTTCAGCCAGCCGAAGGAACTGGTGGTCCGGCCGGTCGATCCGGAAAAAGTCCTGACCGACGTCCTCCGGCTGGTTGAGGGGCAATGCCGCAAAGCGGGCATTACGGTCGTGACCGACTGCCGGCCGGTCCCGGCGCTCCAGGCCGACCCGGAGCGCCTGGACCAGGTCTTTATGAACATTATCCTGAACGCGATCCAGGCGATGCCGAACGGTGGGACCGTAAATGTCAAATGTCAAATGACAAATGACAAATGTTTGATCGAAATATCGGATTCCGGCCAGGGGATACCGGCGGAGAAGTTGCCAAACATCTTCGACCCGTTCTATACTACTAAAGAGCGGGGGAGCGGGTTGGGGTTGGCCGTCACTTACCGGATCGTCAAGGAACATGGCGGCGAGATCACGGCCGAAAGCCAGGCCGGAAAGGGAACAACCTTCAAGATATGGCTTCCTACAGCACCAAAGCGATCAGTTTAAAAACGGCGCCATTCGCGGAAGCGGACAAGATGGTGACGCTCTTTACTCGCGACTACGGCAAGCTCCGCGTCCTGGCCAAGAGCGCCCGGCGGGTCCCGTCGCGGCTGGGCGGCCGGGTGGAGCCGTTCACCTACGGCAGTTTTTTCCTTGCCAAGTGCCGCTCGCTTGACATCATCTCCGAGTGCGAGGTGCTGGACAGTTTTCAGTCGCTCCGGGAAAACTCGGAGGCCCTGCAGATCGGGCTCTACATTCTTAAGCTCATTGACCTCGGGACGGCGGAAGGACAGCATTATCCCGAGCTCTTCGATCTCCTGCTCAAAGCGCTGATCGTGCTCAAAGAGAAAAAGGACCCGCGCAAGATCAAGCTCCGTTTTGAAAAGGCGTTTCTTCGGCTGGAGGGGATCTACCGTGAGGGGACAGAACCGAAATATTGCTTGAGCGAGCATGTCGGAGTAGACTTAAGGCGATGGTAGAAATTAAAATTAAAAGGATCGGTTTCGGGGCGGTCTTCTCGAACTTCGGCTTTATGCTCCTCTGGCTGGGACAGCTGACCTCCCAGCTGGCCGACCGGATCTTTGTTTACGTCCTGATGATCCTGATCTACCAATCGACCCACTCCAACCTGGGCGTTGCTCTGCCACTGCTCGCCTTCGGTATCCCGTCGGTACTGATCTCTCCTTGGGCGGGGATAATCGTTGACCGGATTGATCGGAAGGGGATACTGGTCATTAGTGATATCGTTCGCGGCCTGCTTATTTTATTATTGATCCCGCTGATCGCCAAGTCGCTTCTCTGGATATTCCTGGTCAGCTTGCTGATCTACACGGCGGCGCAGTTCTTCGCCCCGGCGGAAAGTTCCTCTATCCCGGAACTGGTCGAGAAGCATAACCTGATCGTCGCTAATTCTCTTTTTATGATCACCTGGATGGCCTCTTCGGTCGTCGGTTTCGGTCTGGGGGCGCCGATCGTCAACCTCTTCTCCGAAAAGACCACCTTTGTTATTGCCGCGGTCCTCTACTTCTTCTCGGCGGCGGCGATCCTCCTGATCCCGCTCAAGCCGGTGACCCAGCCCAAGACCCGCCGCGAGATCTGGAACGACATCCTGATCGGCTTCAAGTTTATCCAGCGCAACGACGTCGTCAAATACTCTCTTTTAAAACTTTTCGTCGCCGCCTCGGCGATCGCTACCCTTTCGCTCCTGGCGATCTCTTACGCCAGCGATATCTTGAAGATCGGCGAGCGGAACTTCGGTTACCTGATCATTGCCGCCGGGGTGGGGATGGTTATTGGCATGTTCACCCTGGAACGGCTCCGCCATTATTTCAAGATGGGGACGATAGTCGTGGCGAGCTTTCTCGGTTCCGGGCTCCTCTTGATCTGGCTGGCCAATATCCGCAACATTCACCTGGCCATGTTCCTGATCATGCTCCTCGGGCTGGGCAATATTTACATCACCTCGAGCATCCAGACTATTTTGCAACACGCCATCCCGCGCCAGATCCGCGGGCGGGTCTTTGGGGTCCAGAACATGGTCGTCAATTCGGCTTTCACTCTGCCCGTTGTCCTCTTCGGCTTTATTGCCGATCTCTTTGGTATCCTGGCCGCGATCTCACTGCTTGGCGTGATCGTCCTGTTGATGGGCGTGGCCGGATTGTTCCTGCCGAAATTCAAGACCGTTTAATGGCAAAAACCGCTAACTATTACGTCACTTTCCGCAGTAACGATACCTGCGAGTTCCACACGATTTGGCAGGACGAAGAATTCCAAAAGATCGGGGAATCAGGTTATCAGGATGTTCTGAAGCAGTTAAAGCAGCAAGGGGTCAAGCGGCTCAACATTACCGGTGGCGAACCTCTCCTCCGGGACGGACTGCCCGACCTGTTAAAACAAGCCAAAGCTTCTGGTTTTGAAACCCAACTGTCAACCAACGGTATCCTCTACGCCGACCTGGCTGGGCACTTAACTGGTTTGGTCGACAGGCTGTACTTTGCGCTCGATTATCCCTTTGCTTCCGAACATGACCGGAGCCGCGGGGTGGAGTGTTTTAAGACAGCGCTCGCGGCGATCGAACAGGCGCGAACGCTTAATCAGCGACCGATCATCAAGTTTACTATGACTCGGGAGAGCGTCCGCTTCCTGCCGGAGATGGTCGATCTCGCGGCCAGGCTCCGCGTGCCGGTCTATCTTAGCCCGGTTTACGACCACTTTGGCTTGCAAGGTTTTGAGCCGAGCACCATCGACCACATACTTTATTATTCCCGCCGGCGCCACGTTCTGGTCAACCGGGCGGCGCTCGAATTCGTGAAAAGAGGAGGGAATAATCTGGTCTTGTCCCGCTGCCGGGCGCAAGAGACGACCGTGACTATTCTCCCCGACGGCCGCCAGGTCTTGCCCTGTTTCTTCAACCAGGCGGGGAGGCAGGGGCAGGCGGCGGCCTGCGCTTCTTGCCTGCGCTGGCCGTATATATTACCTTCGTTTACCAGAGGGATCGATAAATATTACTGGCTGAATCTTTATTCGGAAATGATCAACAGAAGGAAATTGGCCTGAAGGCCGTTCTGGCTCAACGTTCGATCTTTAAATGAGGCTTTAAAATTAAGCAATAAAGGCCAATTTATATAATTGGAATTAAGTAACGCATGACTTTTAGCCAGACCCTAAACGCGTCAATCTTGCCGTAAAAATACAGTTGCCAGGTCAAGGTATCCGCGCGCGGGATCAAACCGTAATACCATTGAACATAAAAAAGCAGATTAAAAATAATCAGAAGCCCAAATACGCCAAGGCTAATGAAAAATATTTTTTTGTACTTAAAAATTGTTTGGAGTAAATTTCCAAGCCCCCAGGCAAAGATAATAGAACAACTTAAAAACCGCCTCGCGCCGAAAGACCAGCCCGCGTTCCAGTCGCTCACGACACTATTGATATACAGTTCCGCCAAAAAGATCGCAATGAACGACCAGAATAAAAAGCGCGTTCTTTTGTTTTCCCGGTTAAAAAGAAACAAGCCGAGCAGCGAAAAAAACACAATTGGCGTGTAAGTTATTAAGCCATGATTGGTTGAAAACAAAAGAGGGAAAATTTGAGGTTTTCCCCATTGCATGAATCCGCTGCCCTGGGGTATAGTTAAAAAAGAACCATAGAGTATCTTCCAAGCGAGCATTTGCGGGATGAAGCAAATCGCCATTGTTAGGGACAAAAGTAA
Coding sequences within it:
- a CDS encoding ATP-binding protein; translated protein: MSPNNLVLLISALVSFCLGGFVYAQGRGKILNVTLALLSLATFGWCFGQFMGEVVSTKGAVLFWTRFNLAAAVFIPLFYFHFVLALVGRLSRAKLFLALAYLAAGALLVLVLTPLFVADVAPYPGYRFYPVPGPAYSLFALYLGVLFLAGFAQLVGQAWRGVGAEQNQAFYVLLASIVGFLGGMTAFFPVFNFDWPVVSHYAMPLYLGLTVYAIVKHRLLAIDVVFRTGLVYTVLTVFFAGFYALGILLAGRAFQEIIHFSGPVATLVVVFISVIVFQPLKDRVQAWVDRLFARGSYYYQQLVNDLSAENIKLYRGLIQADKLGAIGVIAAGMAHEIKNPLASIKGLTQVLPENLDDKEFIVKYIEIVPRQLDRINRIVEDLLAFSQPKELVVRPVDPEKVLTDVLRLVEGQCRKAGITVVTDCRPVPALQADPERLDQVFMNIILNAIQAMPNGGTVNVKCQMTNDKCLIEISDSGQGIPAEKLPNIFDPFYTTKERGSGLGLAVTYRIVKEHGGEITAESQAGKGTTFKIWLPTAPKRSV
- the recO gene encoding DNA repair protein RecO translates to MASYSTKAISLKTAPFAEADKMVTLFTRDYGKLRVLAKSARRVPSRLGGRVEPFTYGSFFLAKCRSLDIISECEVLDSFQSLRENSEALQIGLYILKLIDLGTAEGQHYPELFDLLLKALIVLKEKKDPRKIKLRFEKAFLRLEGIYREGTEPKYCLSEHVGVDLRRW
- a CDS encoding MFS transporter, giving the protein MVEIKIKRIGFGAVFSNFGFMLLWLGQLTSQLADRIFVYVLMILIYQSTHSNLGVALPLLAFGIPSVLISPWAGIIVDRIDRKGILVISDIVRGLLILLLIPLIAKSLLWIFLVSLLIYTAAQFFAPAESSSIPELVEKHNLIVANSLFMITWMASSVVGFGLGAPIVNLFSEKTTFVIAAVLYFFSAAAILLIPLKPVTQPKTRREIWNDILIGFKFIQRNDVVKYSLLKLFVAASAIATLSLLAISYASDILKIGERNFGYLIIAAGVGMVIGMFTLERLRHYFKMGTIVVASFLGSGLLLIWLANIRNIHLAMFLIMLLGLGNIYITSSIQTILQHAIPRQIRGRVFGVQNMVVNSAFTLPVVLFGFIADLFGILAAISLLGVIVLLMGVAGLFLPKFKTV
- a CDS encoding radical SAM protein — protein: MAKTANYYVTFRSNDTCEFHTIWQDEEFQKIGESGYQDVLKQLKQQGVKRLNITGGEPLLRDGLPDLLKQAKASGFETQLSTNGILYADLAGHLTGLVDRLYFALDYPFASEHDRSRGVECFKTALAAIEQARTLNQRPIIKFTMTRESVRFLPEMVDLAARLRVPVYLSPVYDHFGLQGFEPSTIDHILYYSRRRHVLVNRAALEFVKRGGNNLVLSRCRAQETTVTILPDGRQVLPCFFNQAGRQGQAAACASCLRWPYILPSFTRGIDKYYWLNLYSEMINRRKLA